The region CGTGAAAGACTCTGCGCTGGTGAACGACGCGGTGGCGAAACGCCTGGGTGCTTCCGGCGTGATCCGCCTGAACAAACAAAGCGTGCAGGTGATTGTCGGCACCCGTGCGGAGCTGATTGCCAGCGCCATGCGCAACGTGGTCGCCGCAGGTCCGGTTGCCGCTACCGTAGCGCCTGCCGCGGCCCCTGTGGCCGAAGCCAAGCCGCAGGCGGTGCCTAATGCGCCGAAGGCGGCTTTTGAGACGCTGGTGGCACCGGTAACCGGTGAAGTGGTGTTGTTGGATCAGGTTCCTGATGAAGCCTTTGCCAGCAAAGCGGTGGGCGACGGCGTAGCTATCCGCCCGACCGACAAAACCGTGGTGGCACCGGCGGACGGCACCATCGTGAAAATCTTCAACACCAACCACGCGTTTTGTCTGGAAACCGACAAGGGCGCGGAGATTGTGGTGCATATGGGCATCGACACCGTGGCGCTGAACGGTCAGGGGTTCAAACGTCTGGTGGAAGAGGGCGCTGAGGTGAAAGCCGGCCAGCCGATTCTTGAGCTGGATCTGGACTACCTGAACGCCAATGCCCGCTCGATGATAAGCCCGGTGGTGGTCAGCAATTCTGACGATTACGCCGGCCTGGCTGCGCTGGCGACCGGTTCCGTAATCGCAGGCCAGACCAAGTTGTTCGACATCCAGAAGTAAAGCGTTTTACCTGAGGAGTACCCAGGGTGTTTAACGAGTCATGACGGAACACACCCTACCTTTGGCGGGAGGAGAGCGATCTCTTCCCGCTTTTTTATGGGCGCAATTTGCCCCGTAGTGGTGCTGCGGTCTATCGCGGTGCAGCGCGGTGAGTTTTTCGTGAAACAAACGGTTGTTTCCGGGCGTGGCTTGTTGGATCATAGGCGGTTATGTGTAGCGCTTTGCATTGAGGAATAGTCAAATGAGTGAGGCTGAAGCCCGCCCAACCAATTTTATCCGTCAGATCGTTGATGAAGATCTGGCGTCAGGGAAACACGCGTCGGTACATACCCGTTTCCCGCCGGAGCCAAATGGCTATCTGCATATCGGCCATGCCAAATCCATCTGCCTGAACTTCGGCATCGCCCAGGATTACCAGGGCCAGTGCAACCTGCGTTTCGATGATACCAACCCGGTAAAAGAAGACATCGAATTCGTTGAGTCAATCAAGCACGACGTGGAGTGGCTGGGCTTTGAGTGGAGCGGCAATGTCCGTTACTCCTCGGATTACTTCGATCAGTTGCACCACTATGCGGTTGAGCTGATCAACAAAGGGCTGGCCTACGTCGACGAACTGTCGCCTGAGCAGATCCGCGAATATCGCGGCAGCCTGACTGCGCCCGGCAAAGACAGCCCGTATCGCGGCCGCAGCGTGGAAGAGAACCTGGCGCTGTTTGAGAAAATGCGCAATGGCGAGTTTGCCGAAGGCACCGCCTGCCTGCGAGCCAAAATTGACATGGCTTCGCCGTTCATCGTGATGCGCGATCCTGTGCTGTACCGCATTAAATTCGCGGAACACCATCAGACCGGCAACAAGTGGTGCATCTACCCGATGTACGATTTCACCCATTGCATTTCCGATGCGCTGGAAGGGATCACCCACTCGCTGTGTACGCTGGAGTTCCAGGACAACCGCCGTCTGTATGACTGGGTGCTGGATAACATCACCATCCCTTGCCATCCGCGTCAGTACGAGTTCTCGCGCCTCAATCTTGAGTACGCCATCATGTCGAAGCGCAAGCTGAACCAGTTGGTGACCGAGAATATCGTTGAAGGTTGGGACGACCCGCGTATGCCGACCGTTTCCGGTCTGCGCCGCCGTGGTTATACCGCGGCTTCTATCCGTGAGTTCTGCCAGCGTATCGGCGTGACCAAGCAGGATAACAACGTCGAAATGGTGGCGCTGGAGGCTTGCATTCGTGAAGACCTGAACGAGAACGCGCCGCGTGCTATGGCCGTGCTGGATCCGGTGAAAGTGATCATCGAGAACCGGGCGGAAGGCGTGGAAATGGTCACCATGCCTAACCACCCGAACAAGCCGGAAATGGGCAGCCGCGAAGTGCCGTTCAGCCGCGAGATTTATATCGATCGTGCCGACTTCCGCGAAGAAGCCAACAAGCAATACAAGCGTCTGGTGCTGGGCAAGGAAGTGCGTCTGCGCAATGCGTATGTGATCAAGGCTGAACGCGTCGAGAAGGATGCCGAGGGCGAGATCACCACCATCTTCTGCAGCTACGATGCGGATACGCTGAGCAAGGATCCTGCCGATGGCCGCAAGGTGAAGGGCGTGATCCACTGGGTTTCCGCTGCGCATGCGCTGCCGGCGGAAATCCGCCTGTACGATCGCCTGTTCAACGTACCGAACCCGGCGGCGGCAGAGGACTTCCTCGCTACCATCAACCCTGAGTCGCTGGTTATCAAGCATGGCTTCGTGGAGCCAAGCCTGGCTGCCGCACAGCCGGAAAAAGCCTACCAGTTCGAACGCGAAGGCTATTTCTGCGCCGACAGCCGCTACTCTTCGGCTGAGCATCTGGTGTTTAACCGCACCGTTGGCTTGCGTGACACCTGGGCGAAAATCGACGCCTGAGCGTGATTACCGCTGACAGATAAAAGCGCAACTTCGGTTGCGCTTTTTTTATGGTGCTCGCCTCTTTTTCTCTCCGATCATGCCTCATTTCCTCAATCTGATTTAAAACTTTCATCACAGCGGTTAATCATCAATTCCTTGATATAAGGCTTCATTCAGTTAACATAATCTTATATATTTGTGATGCGAATTAATGTCATTTGGAGAGCGCTCTCATTTTTTCCTTTCTGGCTGATGGTTTTCGTCAAGCTGAAACCATTAATCGTCTCTGATTGACCTGGTATCAATATTTATTCTGATTTTATTGAATTTTTTATTCAATTTCCTCTTTGCATAGCGACGTAACATAATCTCATCGATATGTGCTCTTTGTCATACTTTGACAAATCTCTCTCATTTTTCATTTGATAATTCGCGTCGCGAAAAATAGTCTGTCTGTAGCAATAAGTGCTGTGGGGATTTCACCCCGCCGCAATATTTTTTTACCCGATTGGGTTTTTATTGGCAGTCGTGCAGGGCAGTGGTGAACACGGGCGGCTGCAACTTTTAAAGTTAAGTCAAAGAGGAATTTCATTATGGGTACGCACGGTGCTCAGCGTAAAACGCTGGCGCTCGCCATAGCGGGTGCGCTGTTGGGAACAGGGTTTGCCATGGCCCCTGAGGCGAAAGCCGCAGGGTTTGTCGATGATTCCACGCTGACCGGCGGTATTTATTACTGGCAACGTGAGCGCGACCGTAAAGATCTCAATCCGACCAGCGACGATTACAATAAATACACCACCAACCTGTCGCACTCGACGGCCAACCTGAGCCTGGATTTCGCTTCGGGCTATGCCTGGGATATGTTCGGTCTGGACGTGGGCGCCTTCACCGCCATTGAGCTGGCCGAGTCCAGTGCCAGTGGCCACCCGAACGAAATTGCATTCTCCGCGAAAAACCGTACCTATGATGAAGACTACAGCGGCGACAAAGGCGGCATCAGCCTGTATAAAGCGGCCGGCAAGTTCAAATACGGCCCGCTCTGGGCGCGTGCCGGTTATATCCAGCCAAGCGGTCAGACGCTGCTGGCGCCGCACTGGAGCTTTATGCCGGGCACCTATCAGGGGGCCGAGGCCGGCGCCAAGTTTGACTACGGCGATGCCGGCGCGTTGAGCTTCTCCTACATGTGGACCAACAAGTACAAGGCGCCATGGCATATCGAGATGGACGACTTCCGCCAAAACGATAAAAAAACCGGCGTATCCTACCTGCATTCACTCGGCGCCAAGTACGACTTCAAAAATGATTTGGTGCTGGAAGCGGCGTTCGGTCAGGCTCAGGGCTATGTAAACCAGTACTTTACCAAGGCGTCTTATAAGTTCGATCTGTTGGGCAACCCGTTAACCACCAGCTACCAGTTCTACGGTGCGGAAGACCGCATCAGCGACAAAAACGACGCTAACAGCATTTACGACGGCCTGGCCTGGCTGCAGGCGTTGACCTTCGGTTACACCACCGGTCAGTTTAACTGGCGGCTGGAAGGCACCATGGTGAAAGCCGAAGGCAATCAGGGCTTCTTCCTGCAGCGTATGACGCCAACCTACGCCTCCTCCAACGGCCGCCTCGACGTGTGGTGGGATAACCGCTCCGACTTCAACGCCAACGGCGAGAAAGCCGTTTATGCCGGCGTGATGTATGACCTGAGCAACTGGAATCTTCCGGGCATGGCGGTGGGCGGTTCTTACGTGTATGCCTGGGATGCCAAACCAAGCACCAACCCTATCTACGATCAGAGCCAGCGTCTGAAAGAGAGCGCTTGGAGTCTGGACGCCATGTACACCGTACAGGAAGGCCGCGCCAAAGGTACCTTGCTGAAACTGCATTACACCCAGTACGACAATCACACCGACATCCCAAGCTGGAGCGGCGGTTACGGCAACATCTTCCAGGACGAGAAAGACGTCAAATTCATGGTTATCGCGCCATTCACCATCTTCTGATGCCTTCCCCGGCGGTGACGCCGGGGAAGCTTAAAAGGGAATATAACGATGAAAAAAATGATGCTGACGTTGGCCGCCGTGGTCACGCTTAATGCCTGTGTGCAGCCCGCCGCACCGCCGGAAGACACCAAATTGAAACAGGCGTACAGCGCCTGCATTAACACTGCGGAAGGTTCGCCGGAAAAACTGCAGTCGTGCCAGGCGGTGCTGAACGTGCTGCGGCAAGAAAAGCAGCACCAGCAGTTTGCCGCGCAGGAAAAGGTGCGGGTGATGGATTACCAGAGCTGCATTCAGGCAGCCCACAGCGGTAACGGCCAGGCCTACGACGCCAAATGCGGCAAGATTTGGAAAGAGATCCGCGAAAATAACAATTAATTAAGGATGATGTTAACGATGAACACATTTAAATTGAACGCGCTTGCCGCCCTGACGGCGACCGTTGGATTGTTTGGCGGCGTGGGGAACGCAATGGCCGATCAACAGCTGGTGGATCAACTCGGCCAGTTAAAGCTGAATTTAAAGATGGTGGACAACCGCGCGGCCGACAGCGGCCTGGATTGCGGCAAGCTGGGCGCCGACTGGGCAGCCTGCAATAAAGTCCTGATCGGCCTGACCAACGATAATCAGGACATTAAAGGCCAAGACTGGGCGATCTATTTTCACAGCGCCCGCCAGACCATGAGAGTGGATAACGACCAGTTCACTGTCTCTCATGTGACCGGGGATTTGTACAAACTGGAGCCGACCGCCAAGTTTACCGGGTTCCCTGCCGGTAAAACGGTGGAAATTCCGATTATTGCGGAATACTGGCAGCTGTTTAAAACCGACTTCGTGCCGCGCTGGTACGCGACCTCCGGCGATGCCAAACCAAAAATTCTGGTGAATACCGATACCGAAGATCTGAACCGGTTTGTGGCGCCCTTTACCGGTGACCAGTGGAAGCGCACCAAGGATGACAACAATATCCTGATGACCCCGGCTTCTCGTTTCACTAAAAACGCCGAGCTGAAAACCTTACCGGCAGCGTCGCTGCGTGGCCAAATAGTGCCGACGCCGCTGGAGGTGAAAGTGCACCGGCAGGATGTGGACCTGAGCAACGGCGTGGCGCTCGAACTGAGCGCGTTGAGCAAGCCTGCTGCCGACGCGGCGGCCGAACGCTTCGCATTGCTGGGGGTGACCAATAATGCGAGCGGCTACCCCATAAAAACCGATATCCAACCGGGTAAATTTAAAGGTGAGCTGGCGGTGTCGGGCGCGTATGAGCTGAAGATTGGCAATAAGGAAGCGCGGGTCATCGGCTTCGATCAGGCCGGGGTGTTCTATGGTCTGCAGTCTATTTTGTCGCTTGTCCCGACAGACGGCAGCGCCAATATCGCCACGCTGGACGCGAAAGATGCACCGCGCTTCCAGTATCGCGGCATCTTCCTCGACGTGGCGCGCAACTTCCACCAGAAGGATACGGTGCTGCGGTTGCTCGATCAGATGGCGGCTTACAAACTCAATAAATTCCACTTCCATCTGAGCGATGACGAAGGTTGGCGCATTGAAATCCCGGGCCTGCCGGAGTTGACCGAAGTCGGGGGGCGGCGTTGTCACGACCTGAGCGAAACCGCCTGCCTGCTGCCGCAATACGGTCAGGGGCCTGACGTGTACGGCGGGTTCTTCTCGCGCCAGGATTACATCGACATTATCAAATACGCCCAGGCGCGCCAGATTGAAGTGATCCCGGAAATCGACATGCCGGCGCATGCCCGTGCGGCGGTGGTTTCGATGGAGGCGCGTTACAAAAAGCTGCACGCCGCCGGGAAAGAGAAAGAGGCGGACGAGTTCCGTCTGCTGGACCCGACCGATACCTCGAACACCACCTCGGTGCAGTATTTTAACCGCCAGAGCTACCTGAATCCGTGCCTGAACTCATCCAAACGCTTTGTCGACAAGGTGATCGGTGAGATTGCCCAGATGCACAAAGAGGCCGGGCAGCCGCTGCGCACCTGGCATTTTGGCGGCGATGAGGCGAAAAACATTCGTCTGGGCGCGGGCTATTCCAATCTGAGCAAGCCGGAGGCGGGCAAAGGCATCATCGATCAGAGCAAGGAAGACAAGCCTTGGGCGAAATCTCAGGTGTGCCAGGCGATGATTAAAGCAGGCAAAGTGGCCGATATGGAACACCTGCCAAGCTACTTCGGGCTGGAAGTCAGCCAACTGGTGAAGGCGCATGGCATCGACAGAATGCAGGCGTGGCAGGATGGCCTGAAAGATGCGAAGGACGCCAAGGCATTCGCCACCCAACGCGTTGGGGTGAACTTCTGGGATACCCTGTATTGGGGCGGTTTTGATAGCGCCAACGATTGGGCGAACAAAGGTTACGAAGTTATCCTTTCCAACCCGGATTACGTCTACATGGACTTCCCGTATGAGGTGAACCCGGACGAGCGCGGCTACTACTGGGGGACACGCTTCAGCGACGAACGGAAAATGTTCAGCTTCGCGCCGAACAATCTGTCGCAGAACGCCGAAACCTCGGTTGACCGCGACGGCAACCACTTTACCGCCAAGAGCGACAAACCCTGGCCGGGCGCTTACGGCATCTCCGCACAGATGTGGAGCGAAACCCAACGCACCGATCCGCAAATGGAATACATGATCTTCCCTCGCTCGTTATCGGTGGCCGAACGCGCATGGCACCGCGCCGGCTGGGAGCAGGATTACCGGGCGGGGCGCGAGTATAAAGGCGGGGAAACCCATTTTGTCGACGGCAAGAAACTGGATCGGGACTGGCTGCGCTTTGCCAATATTCTGGGGCAACGCGAGTTGGCGAAACTGGACAAGGGCGGGGTGAGCTATCGCTTGCCGGTTCCGGGCGCCCGCGTGGTGGGCGGCAAGCTGGAAGCCAATATCTCGCTGCCGGGCCTGGGCATTGAGTATTCCATCGATGGCGGCAAACATTGGCAGCGCTACGACGCCACAGCCAAACCTGCGGTAACCGGCGAAGTGCAGATTCGGGCGGTAAGCCCGGATGGCAAGCGCTATAGCCGTGCAGAGAAAGTGTAAGCCTTAACCGTGGCTCGTCTGATTGCAGGCGGGCCATTTTTTTCAACGGTAACGTTCGGCGGTCATCAATCATGAATTCGATACGGCTGACGTTTATGGCGGTCGCTTTTTGCTCCGGTATTGCCGGCGCACTGCAAATACCGACGCTGAGCCTGTTTCTTACCACCGAGGTGCAGGTCACGTCGTTATGGGTCGGATTTTTTTATGCGGTTAACGCCGGCACGGGCATTGTGGTCAGTTTCTTGCTGGCAAAAAGATCGGATCGTCAGCGTGACCGGCGCAGTCTGATTGTCATCTGTTATTTATTGGCTGCGGGTAACTGCCTGCTGTTTGCGTTTAACCGCAATTATTTGACGTTGATTACGGCGGGCGTGCTGTTAACCGCCATCGCCAATACGGCGATACCGCAATTATTTGCGCTGGCGCGTGAGTATGGCGAGAAAACATCGCATAACGTGGCGATGTTCAGCGCGATTATGCGCGCCCAGCTTTCGCTTGCCTGGGTCTTTGGCCCGCCATTGGCTTTTATGCTGGTGGTGAATTACGGCTTTACGGCCATGTTTATGTTTGCCGCTGGGATATTCCTGTTGGTCACGCTGTTGGCCTGGCGGGTATTGCCCGGCGTGGAGCGAACCGAAGCGGGCAACGTCGATATTGATCCGCCGTTGCGGCGAAAAGGGGCCTTCGATAAAGACGTTGGCCTGCTGTTTTGCGCCTCGGTATTGATGTGGACCTGTAGCGCCATGTATCTGATCGACGTGCCGCTGTATATCACTGCCGAGCTGGGGTTGTCGCAGAGCCTGACAGGTTGGGTTATGGGCGTTGCCGCCGCAGTCGAGATCCCGATCATGATTCTGGCCGGGCGTTATGTGAACCGAGTGGGCAAGCGCCCGATGATGGCAGGCGCCATCGTGGCCGGCATGCTGTTTTATGCCGGCATGCTGTGGTTTACCACCGCCGGCGGATTGCTGGCTCTGCAGGCGTTTAACGCGATATTCATCGGCATTATCGCC is a window of Serratia plymuthica DNA encoding:
- the glnS gene encoding glutamine--tRNA ligase, which produces MSEAEARPTNFIRQIVDEDLASGKHASVHTRFPPEPNGYLHIGHAKSICLNFGIAQDYQGQCNLRFDDTNPVKEDIEFVESIKHDVEWLGFEWSGNVRYSSDYFDQLHHYAVELINKGLAYVDELSPEQIREYRGSLTAPGKDSPYRGRSVEENLALFEKMRNGEFAEGTACLRAKIDMASPFIVMRDPVLYRIKFAEHHQTGNKWCIYPMYDFTHCISDALEGITHSLCTLEFQDNRRLYDWVLDNITIPCHPRQYEFSRLNLEYAIMSKRKLNQLVTENIVEGWDDPRMPTVSGLRRRGYTAASIREFCQRIGVTKQDNNVEMVALEACIREDLNENAPRAMAVLDPVKVIIENRAEGVEMVTMPNHPNKPEMGSREVPFSREIYIDRADFREEANKQYKRLVLGKEVRLRNAYVIKAERVEKDAEGEITTIFCSYDADTLSKDPADGRKVKGVIHWVSAAHALPAEIRLYDRLFNVPNPAAAEDFLATINPESLVIKHGFVEPSLAAAQPEKAYQFEREGYFCADSRYSSAEHLVFNRTVGLRDTWAKIDA
- the chiP gene encoding chitoporin ChiP, producing MGTHGAQRKTLALAIAGALLGTGFAMAPEAKAAGFVDDSTLTGGIYYWQRERDRKDLNPTSDDYNKYTTNLSHSTANLSLDFASGYAWDMFGLDVGAFTAIELAESSASGHPNEIAFSAKNRTYDEDYSGDKGGISLYKAAGKFKYGPLWARAGYIQPSGQTLLAPHWSFMPGTYQGAEAGAKFDYGDAGALSFSYMWTNKYKAPWHIEMDDFRQNDKKTGVSYLHSLGAKYDFKNDLVLEAAFGQAQGYVNQYFTKASYKFDLLGNPLTTSYQFYGAEDRISDKNDANSIYDGLAWLQALTFGYTTGQFNWRLEGTMVKAEGNQGFFLQRMTPTYASSNGRLDVWWDNRSDFNANGEKAVYAGVMYDLSNWNLPGMAVGGSYVYAWDAKPSTNPIYDQSQRLKESAWSLDAMYTVQEGRAKGTLLKLHYTQYDNHTDIPSWSGGYGNIFQDEKDVKFMVIAPFTIF
- the chiQ gene encoding ChiQ/YbfN family lipoprotein, which gives rise to MKKMMLTLAAVVTLNACVQPAAPPEDTKLKQAYSACINTAEGSPEKLQSCQAVLNVLRQEKQHQQFAAQEKVRVMDYQSCIQAAHSGNGQAYDAKCGKIWKEIRENNN
- a CDS encoding beta-N-acetylhexosaminidase; translated protein: MNTFKLNALAALTATVGLFGGVGNAMADQQLVDQLGQLKLNLKMVDNRAADSGLDCGKLGADWAACNKVLIGLTNDNQDIKGQDWAIYFHSARQTMRVDNDQFTVSHVTGDLYKLEPTAKFTGFPAGKTVEIPIIAEYWQLFKTDFVPRWYATSGDAKPKILVNTDTEDLNRFVAPFTGDQWKRTKDDNNILMTPASRFTKNAELKTLPAASLRGQIVPTPLEVKVHRQDVDLSNGVALELSALSKPAADAAAERFALLGVTNNASGYPIKTDIQPGKFKGELAVSGAYELKIGNKEARVIGFDQAGVFYGLQSILSLVPTDGSANIATLDAKDAPRFQYRGIFLDVARNFHQKDTVLRLLDQMAAYKLNKFHFHLSDDEGWRIEIPGLPELTEVGGRRCHDLSETACLLPQYGQGPDVYGGFFSRQDYIDIIKYAQARQIEVIPEIDMPAHARAAVVSMEARYKKLHAAGKEKEADEFRLLDPTDTSNTTSVQYFNRQSYLNPCLNSSKRFVDKVIGEIAQMHKEAGQPLRTWHFGGDEAKNIRLGAGYSNLSKPEAGKGIIDQSKEDKPWAKSQVCQAMIKAGKVADMEHLPSYFGLEVSQLVKAHGIDRMQAWQDGLKDAKDAKAFATQRVGVNFWDTLYWGGFDSANDWANKGYEVILSNPDYVYMDFPYEVNPDERGYYWGTRFSDERKMFSFAPNNLSQNAETSVDRDGNHFTAKSDKPWPGAYGISAQMWSETQRTDPQMEYMIFPRSLSVAERAWHRAGWEQDYRAGREYKGGETHFVDGKKLDRDWLRFANILGQRELAKLDKGGVSYRLPVPGARVVGGKLEANISLPGLGIEYSIDGGKHWQRYDATAKPAVTGEVQIRAVSPDGKRYSRAEKV
- a CDS encoding MFS transporter — encoded protein: MNSIRLTFMAVAFCSGIAGALQIPTLSLFLTTEVQVTSLWVGFFYAVNAGTGIVVSFLLAKRSDRQRDRRSLIVICYLLAAGNCLLFAFNRNYLTLITAGVLLTAIANTAIPQLFALAREYGEKTSHNVAMFSAIMRAQLSLAWVFGPPLAFMLVVNYGFTAMFMFAAGIFLLVTLLAWRVLPGVERTEAGNVDIDPPLRRKGAFDKDVGLLFCASVLMWTCSAMYLIDVPLYITAELGLSQSLTGWVMGVAAAVEIPIMILAGRYVNRVGKRPMMAGAIVAGMLFYAGMLWFTTAGGLLALQAFNAIFIGIIATVGMLYFQDLMPDRAGMATTLFTNSISTGVILAGILQGALTEYGPHSSVYLLAVLLLLIALPVGCNVREV